The Mauremys reevesii isolate NIE-2019 linkage group 3, ASM1616193v1, whole genome shotgun sequence genomic sequence CAGCTAAGGTTCTGCCCTCCATCTTTTTAGAGGTAGACAGTGAACACCAAGATGGCTCCACCACACAAACATCTAGAAACCATATAGAACTTTTTCTGAAGAGACCTGTGGAAATCTACTGCTTCTCTGATCTTACATTAAACTGACAATATACCTGCTCCCATCTTCATTATTTCACATTTAATTAACTCTTAGGGGCTCAGTCTTCACATCCATCTGAGCAAGTAGTTGGACATTTTACAGTCCTTTGcagttttccttttaaaacaaaGGTGAACTCAAAAGTCATGTGAAAGGTTTAATAAGCACTCAGCCAGGTTCTTTAGGAGGAAAAGTGTATGGATTTTTATTTACTGCACAAGCACTCCATCGATTCTGAGTTAGCTCAGGCTTCAGGAAACATCTAGTTCACACTGGGTGTGGGAAGAGGCTTAACAAAATCATTAGCATGCTCACTCCCATACTCATTAATGGTAGTAGTAACTCAATATCCTTAAGGAATGAAGTTGGCTTCTGATTTGCAATAGTTTTAACCTGGCAATAGCTTAATAGTCTATCAACTTTGAAGCGTGCTGCTTTACCCCAAATGCAGAAGTGTCAGGATGCCTCAGTGGGATTTTTTTCCTATGCACAATAAAATATTACAGCTAGGAAGCAATGTTGTCGGAGACCTATTGGTTGAATTCTGCTTAGCTGCTTACAACACATGTACCCTTTGCAGCCAGAAGAAGGAGTGCTTTGAAAGATTCAGAAGTGATCTATTCAGACCATTCCAAAGCCATGTatatggtctctgccccaaattcTTCATCTGGAAATTGTTGGTCAGGTGAAAGGCCCCTTTGGGAATGGTGCCTAGCTAGGGAAGGAAGTTATGGAGCATTGTCAGATCCCCATATATGTGTGAACAAGAATATTTAGCAATTAGGCTGGTCAGACCTCAAGGTTTCCCAAAATCTTTAAATGACATCTCTTCGTCCCCTGCCCCCAATTTCTTAGCAAATTTCAGTCTGAGCAAAAAAACCTGAGATGAAGCCTGAAATGGAAGTGTCTACTACCACGTTCCATAACCTGCCATTATAACTGTCAATGATGATTTTCCATTTGCACTACTGGGACTATAAAATGTTAGTATGTGATCACGGCAAACTCTTCATATATGGTCTTTAGAAGTTTAACATGACTGTATTTGGTCTTGAAGCAATTACAACATGCATAATAGCACTCCTTCCCCTAGTCTTTTTATGTTACTGTACCTGGATAATATTGGTGGGGCTGGTAACACCACCTATTATCAAGAttgcccaacactttccattattaGACCCTGTGTTTGTTTAATTGCTCACAACTTTGCCGAACTTTAACAATTGCTTTATAGGAGTGGCAAAATATTTACAAGTCTGTATTTTATATACTAGTAAGATATTACCTGAAATATAAAGCCTCTCAAGGAATACATTATTTTGACTCAAGTTGTTTACATCTAGGCAGCCAGTCCCCACAGCCTTTAGCTATGCAAAATgtaagggcagcagaactgggcCCAGAATAGCAAAATAAAGCCCCCATCCTGCAGtcacataagcacatgcttaattttgtttttttgtagttccattggcttcagagagagagaggccataAAGTTAAGCCAGTGCGTAAATGTTTTCAGCACTGGCACCTAAGAACCTGAGCGCAAGGCGAGAAccccattgacctcagtaggtGGAGGGGCTGGGTCCTCTCTGTGGATGTGAGAATTACTTAGAAGAAGAAAATTGATTTTCCTTAAAAACAAATGAGTATTTGTTATACCAGTGTCCACATGGAACATAGAGGGAAGGTGTGGCATGCTATTTGAAACACGGTTTGTTAAGTTAGGGGGGACTTTGTCTAACTCAGGAGCAGCTCAGTGAATTGAGCAATGCAGGAGGTCGGGTAAGGTCATCCCTCTGCAGTACTTCTCAATGAGACTTGCAGGTTCAATGTTACTGGGGTTGCTGTGGCTAAAGTAATAGTGATTTCAGCGTGTGGTTCTGCTATGGCCTCTTTCACGCTTTGCAAGGATATTATATACACAACATCTTAAAGTCTACACTTTAAATCTCAGTCATTCATTATTTTAGAACAATGAATCCTTTCTATATTTTCCCATTTACCAGCTGCCAGAATCTCACCCTCCCCAGATCTCATTCAGTTCTTGACTCCATTATCTCCCTTGCCTCTGTATGTGCTATAGTGTCCAGCATGTGCTGTCCATGCTCAGAGGGATGGTACCTGTATGTTGACCTGAAGGGGCTGTCTTTGACCACTTTTGGTGTGAGGCACTCCTTCTGTATCGTAGATTCCCGTGTAACAGACGACCTGGGCATCTCTTGATTTCTCTTCCAGGAGGATGTTCACTCCTCCTATACCCATAGTCCTGAAATAGACAGGCCTGAAGCAGTTTGAAACAACCCTTGTCCCCAAAACAATTACAAACACAAACCCTGGACACTTGCTTTATCACCCAATCTGATGAAATCAACATGAAGGTGGAGTGCCCAGACATTGCCCACATACAGTCTGGGAGAAGTGGGGTCACTCATGGGTTTTTACACAGATTATATTCCATGCAGGAAAGCACAGAAATGCTCGTACCCTGCTGTCTCTGCAGAGGCCTGTTTTATGGCATTcttaataagaaaaataaaaaaattgtgctGCTGACTCATTTTGGCTGATGGTGCCTGATTTGGCAGGCTCAGTAGTAACCTGGAGAAGAGACATTGAGTATAATTCAAAGGCGAAGGTTTGACTTATTACAGCTGGGTGTTAGCCATTTGAATGGGCTTTTCAGCATGAGGATCGCTTTTCCTAGATAGCCCTGCTTGTCCAGCCAGAGGCAGCGCCCACCCCCCAGTCCCCAACACACATCCCTTCTTccttcccatccctcccccattGGCGAGCCAAAAGATTGCAGAGCTAGTAGAACCGCTTCTCCTTCCAGATCAAACACCGGGAAAAACCCATGAGGGAGAACtggtgcaagcctgggaggcttCTTAATTGAACTGATCTCCAGGAAGCTTCtccgtgggggtggggtgggaattcTCCTTCCCTATCTAAGGAAGGAAGATGTATCTCTTtggaaagaaaacacacacacacacaccctttgcaGCGATCCACTGTAATTACACACGCAGGCTTTGCAATGATCCACtaattacacacacaccctttgcAGCGATCCActgtaattacacacacacacacacacacacacacacacacacaggctttgCAGTGATCCactaattacacacacacacacaccctttgcaGCGATCCACTGTAATTATACACACAGGCTTTGCAGTGATCCactaattacacacacacacacacacacacacagagcctttGCAGCGATCCATTgtaattatacacacacacaccctttgcaGAGATCCACTGTAATTACAAAGGCAGGATGCTGAGGTAGCAGCCGGGGACAGAAGTGCCCCACCCAGACACAGGGCCCTCCaagtaaggggtgtgtgtggggaggaacaATGGAAATCCTGCTCTGTCAGCTTGCCAGGAAAAAATATTAGCTTCTAAATATAGCCcgtgggcagggaagggaggccgGGAGCAGCGACAGACCCGCAGTGCGGTGCACTTACGTGGCATGCACGACCCCCGGCTTCAGCACCACCTCCACCGTGTACTTGGCCCCTGTGAGGAATTTGATGGTCCTGTTCTGGTCGAACCGCTGCCCGTCCACCTTGAAATAGACCGGCCCGTCGTTCGGCTGGATTCTCAGGGAGACGTTGATTTTCACCAGCTTGGGGATCTCGCCCATGGTGTCCCAGCGGGGGCTGCGCGGCTGCCCGGGACTGGAgcgagggatggagggagggagagagagaggaagaggagaaagcaggaggaagaggaggggccgCGTCAGACCCGAGCCAGCCCAGCCCTTCCCAAAAGCAGCTGATGAATTTTTCTATGGAGGGGGGGAGCCTCTGCGCTGAggctcaccccccccccttctcccagccGGATCCCATTTGCAGCTGGTCACATTTCAGCCCGTTTCCAGGGAATTAAGCCGGCCCTGATTGCACCCGCCGTAATCCACTTTTACTGCGGGAGGGGCCGGCAAGCAGCCGCCGGCGAGGCAGGAGATCGGGAACGGCACGGGGAGGGGGAGTGAAACCAGAGCGGagctggggaagcaaagggaactGCTCCGCGCCGGGATTGTTATTCCCTGAAGGCAGAGCGGGCCCCTTCCAGACTGCAAAGCGTGCGAGTAGCTGGTGCTCTTTGTACTACGTCTACACACACAGTCTGCGTGTGCTCAGCTTCCCTAGTGCTGGAAAGGACTCCAGAGAGGATCCAGGCACCATATTAATGACACCCGCGCATCTCCAGCTTCCCTGGAGGACGGTGATTAACCCTGGGAAAACAATCTAGCCCAGACACAACAATACCGGGTCACACACGACAAAGAgaatgggcaggggtgggggaggggtgaaaggGACTGGATTAATTCAGAGGAGGTCTTTTTACCCTTCAAAATCGGGCGGGAGCCCTTTTCAAGTGAGGGGAGCTAGTTTAATTGATGAGACTTTTAAATCTAGTTCCACTGCCACATCATTAACTGAGTATTAGGTCTAATACAAACGGCAGTTCCTGACTAATTCCTACCCTGGTGCAGTCAACTGAGCATTGGCTACCTTATCTTATGAATCTCTCATTAGGAGAGGAAAGATTCCAGAGTAGGCATGCAGTGCTTCTGAGCTTACTGCCCGGCTCACCCCCTTACAGTTACATTTCTCATTCACTTGGATGCTGGGGGATCTAGCTGTGTCCAGTCAATAGGTAACGAGTCCCTCTTAAATTATCCGCAGGCAGAAAAGAGAATTCGAATTCTATAATAACAGTTCGGGGCTTGAAAGTGTTTCCAGGcgtgtctcatcttacgctggggttatgtTCCACTGTCAGGGCGTAAAGCGacaatcgcgtatagtcaaaatgacATCGAGTGGAATGGGGGGCGGAATCGCTCagactacaggtacagtattgaaattgttatttttctctctttttttgttttgtttttgccgactgcacaaagctgaattcgcgcatgttaaatgtgctCAAGATGAGTCTCACCTGTGTttacatgtgtgtgtgttgggggaggggactgTTTGGTCATGATTTGTGCTTGGCATAGTTACTAATCTTGGGGATTCCAAATGAGGCCTACGACTAGGGTAATAGGGGTTTCTACTTTCCAGACTGTTACTCTGTACCCGGCAAAGCAATGTCTAGCTATAGTTCAGTGCTAGCTATAGGGCAGTGGctctggaggaggagctgggaccTGCTTTCAGCACCACTGCAGTGGACAGTTACCGGCAGCAGGTCTGCACCTGGGAAGACTTGGCTGATTTTACACAAATTGTGTCCACGCAGCGATTTAGACGTTTTAacccctctggctctgggcccTGAAGTCCTAGTCTTTCCTCCACTAAACCTCCCCCTGACTGAGAAGGGATCAGAGACGTCAAGGTTGAGCCTATGAAACAGTTGTTATTTTGTCTCCTTAGACTGGAAACAAGCCAAACCGGGACtgcaagcaagacacaagaagggTTTATTTGTGGTGTTGGTGTTTGGATAGCCTCTTTTCCTCTCCAGCTGGGTAACGGGTGTAACTTCAGGTGTTTGACAGAGCCTGCCCCTCTTTTAGAGATGTGACTTTATGTGGCGTTTGCATCACATGTGATGCAGCGTGGGAACAATGCACTCGGTCACCCATTCAGTAATGTAGACTCTGGCTGCAGAAAGCCAGGCCCAGCATCTGCTGCTATCCCCATCCACACTAAGACTTCCAGACCAATTTCCTGTGTGATGTGGATTCATTTCATCTGACCtccaggggagtggggggtgaggggagctcatCAGCAGGCAAGCCAGGCAGAACCAAGAACTTCCAGCAGCCATGCAATACATTGTTGCATATGCACTTTTATTGAACGGAGAGATCTGTAGAAGTGTAAGGCTAATCTATAGAAGTGTAAGGATGATCTAAATGTCACAACTCATTCTCTCCAGTAGCAAAATGCAACACTGGAAAGTTTGATGAAGGGAGTAGTGCTGCATGAGGCCCAACTCTTCGTATAGCCAATGGTGCCTCAAGAAGGTGCATTGGTACCATGGCAATTTAGCAGGCCCAGGAGTCACTTGGCAAGGGCGTGACTGTGGTAACCACTGCTTGGTAAGGACATGGCAGGATTGTAGTAGCTAAGCCTGGGCTACAGGGGGTttgcaggggggtggggatgtggccTATGTGTTATCTGCACACATTAGgacaccccaccttttcccagtCCATAGGGCTCCAGACAAAAAGCACCCACCCTTACCCAATCTGTAGGGCTCAGGGTGTAACTAACCTGGTCAATTTAAGTACCCGCACCCTTTCCCAATCCATACGGCTCTGGGTGTATACTACTTCTGCAGGTCTGCAggaccttttaccagtgaaagagccttacacggTAATATACTCcataacctctatttattaaccgTCACCAAAACCAGACTGCACACACTACACATacagtgctcaccactcccaataagacagatgaacttttcttgatggccagtcaggatcaggtccatctgggggactCCAGTTTCCACCTGGTGTTATTGGCAcagtgttgaggtctggcagctctgatctttggggctgtgtcctggagttggttcccaaagaacttccttttggaccccagtttatatagtgaaatttGAGTCCTTTTTAGTTATACCTTAACCAATTATTATACTAACattttactaaccaatcctaacatagtgtaacaaaattctctaaccaattatattccactaCCCTAAtcaacttacacctagaaaaattaattatacagcagacaaacaattaaagaaccagacagagaccatacagataaacaatagggaagtggggaccataatgacaaaacaataaagaaatgaggatttcacaaccacagctattgataagtgatttcttcacagacagaatgctgtcaaactaagttttttCAAACCATCTTaacatctgtttctttatctggtgatagtgGGTGCCATTTGATGGGTTctccttcttaacagcctgatattacattgttttaatataatttagatggaatgtgaggatgtgacttcctgcttctcagctaatggctgctgcttgGCAGCTCTTTTAATCTGACTGCAGATGAAGGCCTTAGGCTTTAGGCCTTACaatatggctgcagacaaaggccttatcCTTACCTATGCCCCGCAcctccccagcccttcccccatgGCGTGGGCTGTGTGTGCAACGAACTGCTGCCAAGTCCCAGGCCCAGCTCATGCATCACTCCCTGCACTAGCCCAGCTAGCAGTGGTGATGGTGGGAGCTTCAGCTCTTGGGTTCACTTGCCACATCTTCACAATAAATAAGGCTATGCTAGTAATAGCTATTCAATTATACAGTGGATGGGGTGGAAATAACTGTTTTGTGGTTTGGGCCTCACCTGTCAAAAAAGCCACCACTGGATTTGGGTGAACGGTGAGAGAACCTTCGACTGACTGTAGTGTGGGAGGCCTCACCCCCAAGCTGTCTGATATGACCAGTGAGTAGCTATTATAAGGGAAAGCCTCCAGTGGTTTGTCTTAGCTCACATTGTTAAAGAGCTGTAGCTAGTTGGGTTTCCAATAAGGCACCATATGACTCTTGCACTGAACTGGAGTACAAGGTCAAGAGAGTCTTTCTGCCTCATACTCCAGCAACCCATCAGAGCAAGCACACCAAGCTAATCAGTCAGAAGGgacccttgctcaaagcagaatACAGACAGATGGAAGAAGAGATGCTTGAAGACAAGATGCATGCGTGTGTGGTGGGGTGTAAAAACATCACACTGGAACTGAAGGGGTTAGGGAGTAACTCTGGGCCCAGGTGACCCTGTCCATCCCCACCTGCAGAACACGCTCCAGCTGGAGGTGGAGCTTAAAAGGGAGCCAGACAGCTCACAAGGGCCTGTGGTAGGGCAGGGTGAAGGATCTACCTTAAGTGCTCTGGAAGAAGGATGCTGCAGAAGCCTTTTCCAGGGAGCAGGCACCTGCCTGCTGAGCCCCGAGGGGCTGAAGGTTCAGTTACTCTCTTTTTTGTTACTACTTTGTCTCAAGCTGTAAGATATTGGCAGGGTTGTGAGTGGTaggaagagggagagggaggcagacTTAAGGCACTCCCATGTGCTAGCCATTGTTGCCTCTTACAGGGCCCTAGGCCAGAGCTTGGTGGAGTGGGAAGGCCTGGACGCCCCTACCAACCACCCTTATTATGAAAAGCATGAAAATCCTCACTTCCAGTCTCCCTCTTAGGAAGCTAGGGGAGGAAAAAAACTCTGTAAACTCTGCAACTGGGACTGGACACAGGCAGGGGCCAAAAGACTGACTGAAGTCCCCCCCAGTTGTGAGGGCGTGGGACCCAGTATGATCCCTGGGACTCTGTTACTCCATGGAGGGATAAGGCTAATTGGTGACTTGACCAGAGGATTGAGTCAACACCCACCAAAAGCCAGACCATCACAGGGTATGACAATGGCCAGTGAGAGACATTGGAGGTGGGGAAAGTAGCGACCTAGTGTTCTAACTACTAGGCAATGTTGCCAATGAGCACTGCCCATAACAGCTTGTGTGCCCCTTTCCACACTGTGCATGCTTCAAGAATTTAAGAAATAATTTTGTAATCCAGTACACTCCCAATTCTGCATAAAGGGCCAACTTCTTGTGCCGTtgaggtcagtggcagaattcccattgacttcagtggctccAGGACTTAGCGCCGAATTTCTTTTGGGAAGATGTGTGTATAGATAAGTACTTTAAAATTCTGTTAACACAAGACACATAGGAATTGTCATACCAGCTCAGGCCAATAAACTCTCTAGTGCAATATCCtacttccaacagtggccagtatcagatgcttcagagaaagatgcaagaaaccctgaAACTAGCAGATGTGCATAATCTGCCTCTATGAAGGTCTCCTCCTAATtgctaatagttagagattgccTGAAGCAGAaggttttatatcccttccaattTTTTGTTAGCATTTACTGTTGTGACTCTGAATATTCTTGCATCCATATAATTGTCCAGTCTGTTAAGCAGAGGGTACTGTAGTGGGTTCAAGTGGTTCCTCCTTGTCAgcctcagagggaggccactccgcctcactatgccacctagtggctgacaGCCAATTGACAAAGGATTAGCATGGTATGTGTTAGTAAAGAATCTAGGGCCttggccctttggggcagggcaggggcaattAGCAGTCTTTAGCTcaggtccctggctggggcaggtACAAACACAGTCAGGCTATAGCTCTCTGGGCAGGCTGAGCAGTATCAGTCTATAGTGTAgctccctggctggggcagacagcagACAGTCCATCTGGCCTAAGGTGGGTAGGCTGCCACCCCAGGAGTGAGATCAGCAGCAGGAGGtagggagacccaggcccaccctactccactggctcccagctcagggccctatcAGTGGCAAGGGGCTCCACCACTAGGTTAGCAGGGCTCCTACCAAAACACGCTGGCTGTGGTTTCAGCAACACAACCAGACCAATGTCTGTTTTCCCTGGTCTACTTCCTTTCCCTACTTGTTCATAGGGTTATGTGGCTCATGGGTCCTCGATTTCCTCGGGGTACGTGGCAGCCAGCAGTCCTGGCAGCTCCTTGGGGTACTCATCTGGTGGCAGTCTCAGTAGCTCCCCTCTCTCGGGGTTGTCCTTCAGGGGTTGGCACTGCTTGGTCCTTGGTCCAGGAGCTGGCAGAAAGGCAGAGGCATCTGACTTcttccctggttctggcccaacTGAGCTAGAGGCCCCGCCTCTTATATTTCCTGTTATGCCCCTCTGCTTCcagtatgtgggggggggggaggcagtaaGGAGAGGGGCGGATGGGACTAGCCTGGTTCCACCCACCAGGAGGTGGAGAGTGATTCCTCCCTGTCAGCCATGGAGTGAGGCCATTCCACCTCACTACAGTACATTAATGGTATAGCTCATGAGTAACAGCCATGAGAATTTTTCAGCTAATTCACCTATTTTAGCACTAAAATATATCCTCTCTTCCTATTTTTAAGGATTGCCTGCTCACATTCCAGTGCAATGTAGCACCAGTAAGACAAACAGAAGATCAAATAAACTGTGTCCCTTTGTGTGTCTAATTTATTTAGCAAAGTGTTTTTATTGTAGTGTCCTTGGAGAACAAGAAGAAAAGATATTGCTGAACAGATACAATGAAGATCTTACAGTCACATGTGACCACCATACAATACACTTCTGCATCACATAATGTCATGTACAGTTCTAAGTGTGTGTTCTGAGTTTCCATAGAGAAGAGATGACTGGGGCAactcacacctctcagagcttTTCGCCACATTCAGTTGTATTAGCAGCACTGCAGTCAATAAATGACTGTCACAGACAGCAAAAACTCCAACATGGGGAAGTTGTTACATGGTGAAACAATGGCATCTCACAATGGACAGTCAAACAGAGGACTATAGAGCAAGATAAAAAGGGGGAAAGGGTGGTTTATCCTAAGTATAATGTTGTAAGAGGGCACagatagactcacagactttaaggtcagaagggaccattatgatcatctagtctgacctcctgcacaatgcaggccacagaatctcacccatccacttcagtaacaaacccctaacctatgtctgagttattgaagtcctcaaattgtggtttgaagacctcaagctgcagagaatccacccgcaagtgacccgtgccccatgctgcagaggaaggcgaaaaacctccagggcctctgccaatctgccctggaggaaaattccttcccaactccaaatatggtgatcagttaaaccctgagcatgtgggcaagactcaccagccagcacccaggaaagaattctctgtagtaactcagatcccatcccatctaacatcccatctaTGGATATTAAGGAAGGTCTTGGGCGGAAAGCATTTTAAgagtgtgggattttcaaaactgctcagcGTTGGTCGAACTCAGCCCCCTTTTGAGTCAATGTAAATCTCccatttatgtcaatgggagaggcTTAGCCAACACTGAATAATCTTGGAAAGGCCATTCTAACTATATGAAA encodes the following:
- the CNRIP1 gene encoding CB1 cannabinoid receptor-interacting protein 1 isoform X1, whose product is MGEIPKLVKINVSLRIQPNDGPVYFKVDGQRFDQNRTIKFLTGAKYTVEVVLKPGVVHATPVYFRTMGIGGVNILLEEKSRDAQVVCYTGIYDTEGVPHTKSGQRQPLQVNIQFSDIGTFETVWQVKFYDYHKRNHCQWGNAFGSIEYECKPNETRSLMWINKEMFH
- the CNRIP1 gene encoding CB1 cannabinoid receptor-interacting protein 1 isoform X2, with the translated sequence MGEIPKLVKINVSLRIQPNDGPVYFKVDGQRFDQNRTIKFLTGAKYTVEVVLKPGVVHATTMGIGGVNILLEEKSRDAQVVCYTGIYDTEGVPHTKSGQRQPLQVNIQFSDIGTFETVWQVKFYDYHKRNHCQWGNAFGSIEYECKPNETRSLMWINKEMFH